One Drosophila virilis strain 15010-1051.87 chromosome 5, Dvir_AGI_RSII-ME, whole genome shotgun sequence DNA window includes the following coding sequences:
- the ste24a gene encoding CAAX prenyl protease 1 homolog: MSTLEADTVLYSILALVIIENALEIYIALRQVKVYRSALTVPNELKAHMSEETFHKARKYGLDQENFGIFKALLMDVLLLCLELYVGLIALIWQLSLNVVDRLHWDASNEIVVSLVFVLISNVLSTFKSLPFKLYKIFVLEEKHGFNKQTAGFFAWDQLKGFLVTQVVMLPITAAIIFIVQRGGDNFFIWLWVFTGVISLVLLTIYPIFIAPLFDKYTPLEEGPLRKSIEDLAASLKFPLTKLYVVEGSKRSSHSNAYFYGLWNSKRIVLFDTLLLNKGKADDSELTDDEKGKGCTDEEVLAVLGHELGHWKLGHVTKNIVIMEVHLLLMFLVFGYLFKYAPFYEALGFQPGTRPILVGLLIVFTYVMAPYNAIINFAMTILSRRYEYQADEFAHKLGFEHQLGRALIKLNLDNLGFPVYDWLYSTWNHSHPTLLQRLARLKELGQSQKKLQ; encoded by the exons ATGTCCACATTAGAAGCAGACACCGTGCTGTACAGCATATTGGCATTGGTCATCATTGAGAATGCACTGGAAATCTATATAGCCTTACGCCAG GTGAAAGTCTATCGCAGTGCGTTGACTGTGCCCAATGAGCTCAAGGCGCACATGAGCGAGGAGACGTTCCATAAGGCGCGCAAATATGGCCTGGATCAGGAGAACTTTGGTATATTTAAGGCGCTGCTTATGGatgtgctgctgctctgcttgGAACTCTATGTGGGACTGATTGCGTTGATCTGGCAGCTGTCGTTGAATGTGGTCGATCGTCTGCACTGGGACGCCAGCAACGAGATAGTCGTCAGTTTGGTTTTTGTCCTAATCTCGAATGTGTTGTCCACATTCAAATCGCTGCCGTTCAAGCTGTACAAAATCTTTGTACTGGAGGAGAAGCATGGCTTCAATAAACAAACGGCAGGTTTCTTTGCCTGGGATCAACTGAAGGGCTTCCTGGTCACACAAGTGGTTATGCTGCCCATTACGGCGGCCATCATATTCATTGTGCAACGCGGCGGCGATAATTTCTTCATCTGGCTGTGGGTCTTCACTGGCGTCATATCGCTGGTGCTGCTCACCATTTATCCGATCTTCATTGCCCCGCTGTTTGACAAGTACACGCCGTTGGAGGAGGGCCCGCTGCGCAAGTCAATTGAGGATTTGGCCGCATCACTCAAGTTTCCGCTAACGAAGCTATATGTGGTCGAGGGCTCGAAACGTTCCTCGCACAGCAATGCCTATTTCTACGGCCTGTGGAACTCCAAGCGTATTGTGCTATTCGATACGTTGTTGCTGAACAAAGGCAAGGCCGACGATTCGGAGCTGACGGATGATGAGAAGGGCAAGGGCTGCACAGATGAGGAAGTGCTGGCAGTGTTGGGCCACGAGCTGGGCCACTGGAAGCTGGGACATGTCACCAAGAATATTGTCATTATGGAGGTGCATCTGTTGCTCATGTTTCTCGTCTTTGGCTATCTGTTCAAGTATGCACCATTCTACGAGGCACTCGGCTTCCAGCCCGGCACACGGCCCATACTCGTCGGTCTATTGATTGTCTTCACGTATGTGATGGCACCCTATAATGCGATCATAAACTTTGCGATGACCATATTGTCGCGTCGCTACGAATATCAGGCGGATGAATTTGCCCATAAGCTGGGCTTTGAGCATCAACTGGGCCGTGCACTGATCAAGCTCAACTTGGACAATTTAG